One Nicotiana sylvestris chromosome 12, ASM39365v2, whole genome shotgun sequence genomic window carries:
- the LOC138883322 gene encoding serine/threonine-protein phosphatase 7 long form homolog — protein sequence MDVPPLHPGLVSDELLVLQGDHRFAYVWEGELLVQPLRARRVDDLWDFMRGRDFHPRVVQRLWDTGFYRIFEIGRLQLDWSLIMALIERWRPETHTFHLPIGEATITLQDVEVLYGMPVDGLPVALPQTMRYMTRVQYLDLLQQLTGFRPQD from the coding sequence ATGGACGTGCCGCCTTTGCATCCTGGACTTGTCTCCGATGAGCTATTAGTGTTACAGGGCGATCATAGGTTCGCCTACGTATGGGAGGGAGAGCTACTGGTCCAGCCTCTCCGCGCCAGGAGAGTGGACGACTTGTGGGACTTTATGAGGGGCAGAGATTTCCATCCCCGTGTAGTCCAACGCCTGTGGGATACGGGATTCTACAGGATTTTTGAGATTGGGCGGCTGCAGCTCGACTGGTCTCTGATCATGGCCTTaatagagcggtggcgaccggagacacacactttccacctgcccattggcgaggccaccatcacgctgcAGGACGTGGAGGTTTTATATGGGATGCCTGTTGATGGACTGCCCGTTGCACTGCCTCAGACAATGAGATATATGACACGTGTGCAGTACTTGGACTTGCTGCAGCAGCTCACTGGTTTCAGGCCACAGGATTAG
- the LOC138883323 gene encoding uncharacterized protein, with amino-acid sequence MEEALWTYRTTYRIPTQETPYLLVYGVETVLPLERQIPLLRLAIQEGLTDEENARLCLEELEALDEKRLEDQQSLECYQARLSRSFNKRVHLRSFQVGDQVLVVKRPIITSRQSRGKFSAKWDVGWTIYCTRGILKWRLQDS; translated from the coding sequence ATGGAAGAAGCTCTTTGGACATATAGGACAACATATCGCATACCAACACAAGAGACTCCTTATTTGCTTGTTTATGGAGTTGAAACAGTCCTTCCACTTGAGCGTCAAATCCCATTGTTGCGGCTTGCCATTCAAGAAGGactcactgatgaagaaaatgctcggtTATGCCTTGAAGAATtggaagctcttgatgaaaaGAGGCTAGAAGATCAACAAAgccttgaatgttatcaagctcgtcTGTCTCGATCTTTTAATAAAAGGGTACACCTTAGATCTTTCCAAGTGGGTGACCAAGTTCTTGTGGTCAAAAGGCCTATTATTACCTCTCGTCAATCTAGGGGCAAATTCTCTGCTAAGTGGGATGTAGGATGGACCATATATTGTACAAGAGGTATACTCAAGTGGCGCTTACAAGATAGTTGA